One genomic segment of Acropora muricata isolate sample 2 unplaced genomic scaffold, ASM3666990v1 scaffold_754, whole genome shotgun sequence includes these proteins:
- the LOC136907866 gene encoding uncharacterized protein, translated as MGDIGLLWNERKCAVVNVKRGCLQELAPGLEIDEQQLIKSLTEDSQYKFLGVLESIKQEDSLVLESAARVYLQRLSVIWSSPLSDHHKVVATNQFALPVLVYFMWTQVWPITELQRLDRESRKIMVENGGKHPLGTSDLLYLPRKVGGRGLKSIEAEYKLTKVKAAVRLYNNSDPTMQLVRQFEEKARRTGQHSLIGDAQRFAEELGMKLELRYPDPSGTTEQGEAIEGRKIGVWAKKAVQSKRFEDTKEKKWQGKLMTVRWEDEKLDGECFSWMTEWRAAPTHTVAGIMELYEQLLPTKLYISRKTKTTDDPDARCRLCGKAQESVAHVLSGCSALAQTKYLSRHNAALKILFFELLKSYQLIEVIPPWYSPTQPKPSYENEQATVYWDVPVYADHMEVHANRVDARIVDKENQTVTLLEMSCPWVENREQKEKEKTLKYAPLRLELKQQYPGYRINQVNIIIDVLGGYSKELYSSVRDLLGAERSRECLRRMQKSVLSSSLNIVRSFKVLS; from the coding sequence ATGGGAGACATTGGACTCTTATGGAATGAGAGGAAGTGCGCGGTGGTAAATGTAAAACGCGGATGCTTACAGGAATTGGCGCCAGGTTTGGAGATTGACGAGCAGCAGCTGATTAAGAGCTTAACAGAGGATTCCCAGTACAAGTTTCTGGGCGTTCTAGAGAGTATTAAACAAGAGGACAGTTTGGTGCTTGAAAGCGCGGCGAGAGTGTATCTACAAAGGCTCTCTGTTATTTGGTCAAGCCCATTGTCAGACCATCATAAGGTGGTGGCGACCAACCAGTTCGCACTGCCTGTACTCGTTTACTTTATGTGGACGCAGGTATGGCCTATCACAGAGTTGCAGAGACTGGACAGAGAGTCAAGAAAGATCATGGTGGAGAACGGTGGGAAACACCCACTGGGAACTAGTGACTTGCTCTATCTCCCAAGGAAAGTTGGAGGAAGGGGACTTAAGTCAATCGAAGCGGAGTACAAGCTCACGAAGGTCAAGGCGGCAGTGAGGCTATATAATAACTCGGATCCGACAATGCAACTTGTTAGGCAGTTTGAGGAGAAGGCACGAAGAACTGGGCAGCACTCCTTGATAGGAGATGCGCAGAGATTCGCCGAAGAACTTGGGATGAAGCTAGAACTCAGGTACCCGGACCCGTCAGGTACTACGGAGCAGGGTGAGGCAATAGAGGGCCGAAAGATTGGAGTGTGGGCAAAGAAAGCAGTACAGAGTAAGCGCTTTGAGGATACTAAAGAAAAGAAGTGGCAGGGAAAGCTGATGACGGTTCGTTGGGAGGACGAAAAACTTGACGGTGAGTGCTTTTCCTGGATGACAGAATGGCGGGCGGCACCGACGCACACGGTAGCTGGGATAATGGAGCTATACGAGCAGCTACTTCCAACCAAGCTGTATATCTCAAGGAAAACCAAGACAACCGATGACCCCGATGCGAGATGCAGGTTGTGTGGAAAGGCCCAGGAGTCTGTCGCCCATGTCCTATCAGGGTGTAGCGCTCTGGCACAAACAAAGTATTTGTCACGACACAACGCAGCACTCAAAATACTCTTTTTTGAGTTGCTGAAAAGCTACCAACTAATCGAAGTGATACCCCCTTGGTACTCCCCGACACAGCCAAAGCCCTCCTATGAGAACGAACAAGCGACAGTATATTGGGATGTCCCGGTTTATGCGGATCACATGGAAGTGCACGCGAACCGAGTAGACGCGAGAATTGTGGATAAGGAAAACCAGACCGTCACCCTCCTGGAGATGAGCTGTCCCTGGGTCGAGAATAGAGAgcaaaaagagaaggagaaaactCTCAAGTACGCCCCATTACGTCTGGAGCTGAAACAGCAATACCCAGGGTACAGGATCAACCAAGTGAACATTATAATCGATGTTCTGGGGGGCTACTCCAAGGAActgtacagcagtgttagggaTTTGCTAGGAGCGGAACGAAGCAGAGAATGCCTGAGAAGGATGCAGAAGTCGGTGCTGAGTAGTAGTTTGAATATTGTGAgatctttcaaggttttgagCTAA